From the Lolium rigidum isolate FL_2022 chromosome 2, APGP_CSIRO_Lrig_0.1, whole genome shotgun sequence genome, one window contains:
- the LOC124690952 gene encoding CRIB domain-containing protein RIC5-like, with amino-acid sequence MKGLLKGLRYISQIFDAKEPEIQIGAPTDVKHVAHIGWDSASVTNPTWMNEFKAQPGASGSGGPEGAGAEQPGGAGGAGADKAEQSEKPRRTRGKGSGGGEGKRRDADGSRRPAKGEAADGCEGEASGAAATKQRRRKPKASGGTSSGRSKSSSGGAGSSEPAAAGAED; translated from the exons ATGAAGGGCCTTCTCAAGGGCCTCCGATACATCTCCCAAATTTTTG ACGCGAAGGAGCCGGAGATCCAGATCGGAGCCCCCACGGACGTGAAGCACGTGGCGCACATCGGCTGGGACAGCGCCTCCGTCACCAACCCGACCTGG atgaacgaGTTCAAGGCTCAGCCGGGAGCGTCAGGGAGCGGGGGGCCGGAGGGCGCGGGGGCGGAGCAGCCCGGAGGTGCTGGCGGAGCAGGAGCGGACAAGGCGGAGCAGTCGGAGAAGCCGCGGCGGACGAGAGGGAAGGGGTCGGGTGGCGGCGAGGGGAAGCGGCGGGACGCGGACGGGTCGCGGCGGCCGGCGAAGGGGGAGGCGGCGGATGGCTGCGAGGGGGAGGCctcgggggcggcggcgacgaagcagcggcggaggaagcccAAGGCGTCAGGGGGCACCTCGTCGGGGCGGTCAAAGTCGTCGTCGGGGGGAGCCGGGTCGTCGgaaccggccgccgccggtgcggAGGACTAA